Proteins found in one Magnolia sinica isolate HGM2019 chromosome 5, MsV1, whole genome shotgun sequence genomic segment:
- the LOC131246634 gene encoding uncharacterized protein LOC131246634 translates to MISTLPSHSFVPPERSAHLVGDQSFLGLRAPSLSSGRISGFGDRGRGREGDRSHGGRSLHGRGGRGRGHDGSRICSHCGGTNHTIDYCWQLHGRPTYAAASVTSTVASETQSSTPTAEQSTSGESLIISRATYDALMRLHIRDIPEPSHAASAQSGTAFLTLSSPTSWVIDSGASSHMTGPTDEESDWWGA, encoded by the exons atgatctctactcttccttctcattcatttgtgccacccgagcgttcggcacatcttgttGGCGATCAGTCCTTCCTTGGTCTTCGGGCACCATCCTTGAGCtcagggcgcatttctggttttggtgatcgtggtagaggccgcgagggagatcgcagtcacggcggccgtagtcttcatggtcgtggtggacgtggacgaggacatgatggttcccgcatttgttcacattgcggtggaactaatcacactattgattattgctggcagctacatggtcgtcctacgtatgccgctgcttctgttacttccactgttgcttctgagacacagtcttccaccccgacagctgagcagtctacttcaggggagtctcttattatttctcgggcgacatatgatgcccttatgcggcttcacattcgggatattcctgagccttctcacgcagcttcggcccagtcaggtaccGCCTTTCTTACGttatcctctcctacctcctgggtcatcgactctggagcttcctcccatatgactg gacctacagacgaagagagtgattggtggggggcatga